The genomic segment GGGACTGAACCGCAATGTCGATGCATTGACGGCGCGCGTCGCACTCGTCCTCAGCTGGTTGACGTTGATCGTACCTGCACTCGTCGGACTCCGTTTCGGTACGGCAGGAAGCAGCTACCAACTGTTATGGAGCGCAGCTGCCATCGTGACCGTTCTCTACTTCGTTTACTCGGCCTTGAAATTGTGGCCGCTTCGCCGACCCGTCCAATCATGATGTCCGATACATGCTACTACAAAACGCGCTGTTCCCTTGACGCTTACAGGGAATAGCGCGTTTTTTGATTCGCAAGGTATCCGCGTTTTTTGTCGCGCATCCCCTTCCCGAATCGTCTCTGAGCGGCAAGCTTTCTATTCAGATAGCTAAAAAGATTCGCTTCATCGTGACTCCTACGGGAAAAAGCGCAAGGTGACTTGCGCTGTCAGAGGCAGGCGAGACCCTGCCCCTTGACCTGTAAGGGAAAGAGGCAACGGCTTGCGCCTCGCCCGAGGAAAGTACGGGAAGCAAGAATCTTTCGCACCACTTCCATTGATCAGATACGTTTTTTTTGTTCGTAAGGTATCCGCGTTTTTTGTCGCGTATTCTCTTCCCAAATCGCGATGCGTCACAGGTTTCCTAAGGTCTCCTTTTATTCGGATAGCTAAAAAGATTCGCTTCATCGTGACTCCTACGGGAAAAAGCGCAAGGTGACTTGCGCTGTCAGAGGCAGGCGAGACCCTGCCCCTTGACCTGTAAGGGCAAGAGGCAACGGCTTGCGCCTCACCCGAGGAAAGCACGGGAAGCAAGAATCTTTCGCACCACTTCCATTGATCAGATACGTTTTTTTGTTCGTAAGGTATCCGCGTTTTTTGTCGCGTATTCTCTTCCCAAATCGCGATGCGTCACAGGTTTCCTAAGGTCTCCTTTTATTCGGATAGCTAAAAAGATTCGCTTCATCGTGACTCCTACGGGAAAAAGCGCAAGGTGACTTGCGCTGTCAGAGGCAGGCAAGACCCTGCCCCTTGACCTGTAAGGGAAAGAGGCAACGGCTTGCGCCTCGCCCGAGGAAAGTACGGGAAGCAAGAATCTTTCGCACCACTTACATCGATCAACTACGTTTTTGATGTATAAGACATTCCATTTCGCATCACTCAATCCTTGGGTTTCCTTCTATCAGAAAAGCTAAAAAGATTCGCTTCATCGTGACTCCTACGGGAAAAAGCACAAGATGACTTGTGCTGTCAGAGGCAGGCGAGACCCTGCCCCTTGACCTGTAAGGGAAAGGAGCAACGGCTTGCGCCTCACCCGAGGAAAGCACGGGAAGCAAGGATCTTTTGTACCACTTACATCGATCTACTACGATTTCTCCCGCCACTTAACTCCACTTTCCGATTCGGAAGACGTCTTGATCCCAAGCAAAAACCCAGACACCGTTCACTTTAAACCCCCGCTCTATCTCAACGATTGTTGCAAACTCGTTTGCACCTCTTTCAGTGACTCCGCCGTCGGATGCCAGTAATAAATCTGATCCGACTCGATTCCACCACTTCCCTCGAGCGATAACGTCTCGACGTTCTTCAAAGCATCACGGTAGTCTAACGCAATTTTCCGAACGACCGGAAACGGAACGTTCGTCTTGACGTTTTCACCGAGTACGCTGAGTACGTCGTTAAAGCGACTGAGCGAAAAATCTGCCGTCAATTTGTCTGCGACAGCCTGAACGACTTGACGTTGACGGATTTGACGACCGAAGTCTCCGCGAGGATCGTCATAGCGCATCCGTGCATAGGCCAGCGCTTCTTTTCCGTTCAAGTCGAGCTGCCCTACCGGAAACTGCATCTCGTAATACGAAAAATCGATGTCATTCGTAACACGGACACCGTCAACTGCGTCAACAAGATCCGTAAAACCCTCGAGATTGATTTCAGCAAAGTAATCGATTCGGATATCGAGTAGGTTCTCGACCGTATCGATTGCCATTTCAGGTCCTCCAAAAGCATAGGCATGATTGATTTTATCGCGTGAGCCATTTCCGATGATTTCTGTTTTCAAATCACGAGGTATGCTGAGCATC from the Exiguobacterium oxidotolerans JCM 12280 genome contains:
- a CDS encoding LCP family protein; amino-acid sequence: MKKWKWIVLTVIGIGLLVLFGSGGYVYHQASQTLEDVQLPVEASVAAIEAVEQERTISFLLLGVDQHGDEAGRSDTIIVATIDPASGESKMLSIPRDLKTEIIGNGSRDKINHAYAFGGPEMAIDTVENLLDIRIDYFAEINLEGFTDLVDAVDGVRVTNDIDFSYYEMQFPVGQLDLNGKEALAYARMRYDDPRGDFGRQIRQRQVVQAVADKLTADFSLSRFNDVLSVLGENVKTNVPFPVVRKIALDYRDALKNVETLSLEGSGGIESDQIYYWHPTAESLKEVQTSLQQSLR